In Mycobacterium sp. JS623, one genomic interval encodes:
- a CDS encoding CsbD family protein, producing MSATDKARNKMDQLRGKAKAAMGRATNDPELEAQGRFDERASHLKGAAEKVKDAFRPRRRSM from the coding sequence ATGAGTGCTACCGATAAAGCCAGGAACAAGATGGATCAGCTCAGGGGCAAGGCCAAGGCAGCAATGGGCCGCGCGACCAACGACCCCGAGTTGGAAGCGCAGGGGCGGTTCGACGAACGGGCGTCGCACCTGAAGGGCGCGGCCGAGAAGGTCAAAGACGCCTTCCGCCCCCGCCGACGCAGCATGTAA